The uncultured Devosia sp. sequence CCCCGGCCCTCTGCCGGGTGGTGGAACTGGATGTGCGGCCGGGCGGAGCGATGGTGACGCAGATGAGCGAGGGCGACGGCCAGGCTTTCGTGCCGCATATGGACGCCTGCTACCTCGCCGTGGATGAAAGGCGGCGGATCGTCTTCACCAATGCCTTGACGGGTGGCTACCGGCCGGCGGCACAGCCCTTCATCACCGGGGTAATCACGCTGGAGGACCACGCCGATGGCACGCTCTATCGCGCGCTGGCCATGCACAAGAACCCGGACGACCGGACAAAGCATGCCGAGCTGGGCTTTTATGACGGCTGGGGCGCGGTGACCGAGCAGTTGGCGGGGTTGGTGGAGCGCTAGAAAGAAGTCTTTCTGGGGTACCCCCACCTACCCTCCCCCTGAAAAGGGGGAGGGACCGCGCAGTGGTTGGGGATCGATGGTGCCCTCACGGGGCGTTGACGCCGCCGACCGAGGCGGTTTCGACGCTTCCTGCCCGCTCGAAGCGGCTAATGGTGACGCCGCTGGGCGAGGTCTTGCTGTCCAGCAGCTTGAAGGACGAGGGTGATACGCCCTTTTCGAACAGGCGCTTGCCGTAGCCGAGCACGACCGGGAAGGTCAGCGTGGTCATTTCGTCGACGAGGTCATTAGAGAACAGCGTCTGGAGGAAATTGGTGGAGCCCTGGGTCAGGAGCGCCGGGCCATTCTGCTGCTTGATCTCGCGCAGGCGGGCGACAGGATCGGGGCCGAGGGTCTCAGTATTCTGCCAATTGGGCGCGAAGGACGCGTCGCGGCTGGCGACATATTTGGTGATCCGGTCGAACTGTTCGGAGGTCGGATCGCCCTTCTGGTGCGGCCAGTAGCCGGCGAAAATGTCGTAGGTCTTGCGGCCCAGCAGCAGATCATAGGGCTGGCTCATCAGCTCGCCCATCGCCGCGCCGACCGTTTCATCGAAATAGGGCGGCAGCCAGCCGCCATGGGTGAAGTTACCCGAGGTGTCTTCGGTGGGGCCACCGGGCGACTGCATGACACCATCCAGGGTGATAAAGGCTCCGACGATAATCTTGCGCATTTTGCGTCCTCGCTCTGTGTGTCTCTGCAGGGACAACGAACGGGTTGAGGCGGTTTAGACGAACGCGCGAATAAATTGTCGATCAGGAATAGTGCCGCTGAAGGTGACGCGCCGCCCTTCTGGCGATTTCGGGATTTTCGTGCCCGGCCAGCCGACGCAGGCGGGGTTCCATGCCGGAGACGGGATCACGGATTTCGGTGGCGGTCATGACGGCCAGCTCATCGAAGCCGCCGGCCAGCATGCGGTCGACCATTTCGGGCATGAAACTGCAGAGTTCGTGCAGGAAGAAGTCGATGTCGTTGCCGGGCTTTTCGTCGAAGACCGGGACCGGTGGTTGGCGGCGTTCGAGAAGGTCCATCATCCAGAGGCTGGGCGGGACGGTATAGGTCCTGTCAGCCCAGTCGCCAGTCAGGTGGGAGGGCGACCAGTAGGGGCCGGCAATGCCGGGACGGAGGATCTCTTTGTCGCCGATCAGTTCCAGAAGGTCCTGATGGCTCGGCGTGGTATCTTCATCGGCCCATTCGCCGAGGCAAAGGGCCGCGCAGCCGCGCAGGAAGTCGGACGGATGATCGAGCAGGGACAGCCAGAGCGCGGGCAGGTCCAGGTCATCATCGGAGACCGGAGCCAACCGAAGCCGGACGCCGGCAGCATGATTGGGGTCGAGGCCTGCGGGCGGATTGCGCTCCAACCCATCGAGCCAGTCGAGAAGGATCGGCAGCTGCGGATCGGACGGCACCTGATAGCGCAGCTGGCGGACGAAAAGCGGGAGTACGTCGGGCTGGGTCTGGTTGGCGGATAAAATCACCTCGAAGAGCCAGGCGAGGCGTTGCAGCTGGTCTGGTGCGGACGCGTGGTGGTCCCAAAGGACGGCGGAGGCCAGGCGTTCGGTCGCGTCTTTGCGGATCCAGTGTTCGGGATAGGTCAGCCATTTTGCCGTCTCGGCGCAGAAATGGTCGCGCTCCTTGCCGGTGACGCTATGGAGCGGCGTCTGGCGCAGTTCGAGATAAGCGTCCTGCGACATCACAGGCTCAGAATGTAAAGCCAGCCCGATATCGTCAGCGCCGAGGCGACGGTGCCGATGAGAATGGCGTTGGCGGCGACGCCGGTGCCGCGGTTGTAGTAGGTGGCAAAGACATAGACGTTGACGCCGGCAGGCATGGCCGAGAGCAGGATGCCGTAGCGGGCGATGTCCATGGGGACATGCAGCACCCAGATCATCAGTACATAGGCGATGGCCGGGTGGATGATGAGCTTGATGAAGGCGCCCACCATGGCCTGTTTCCAGTTTTCGCCCAGCTTGAACTCGTAGAGCGCGCCGCCGATGCCGAAGAGGGCGGCGGGGACGACGGCCGAGCTCATCATGACGAGGAAGGCTTCGGCTGGCTCGATGAGCTGGAGACCGGAGAAATAGCCGATCATGCCCGCGGCAATGCCCCAGATCAGCGGATTGGAGCCGACGCGCTTGACGGCAGTGACCAGCGTCTGGCCGAGCGGCTTGCCGTCGCGTTTGACCAGTTCCATCGTCACCATGCCGATGGTGAGGAGGATCGCGCCGTGCAGGCCGATGATGGAGAGGGTGACCGGCAGGGCCTCGGGGCCATAGGCGCGGGAGATGATGGGCAGGCCGACGAGGACGGTATTGGTGAAAGTTCCGGTGAAGCCGACAGAGACGCCCTCGCCCGGGGTGTTTTTGAAAATGCGGATGGCGATGACGATACCGATGACGAAACAGATCAGCGCGCCGATGTAAAAGGGGCCGATAATCGAAAGATTGAAGGCCGAACGTAAATCGGATGTCACAAGAGAGTGGAAGAGCAGGCAGGGCGTCGCGAAATTGTTCACGAAGGCGATGAGGCTCTTGATGCCTTCGGCCGGGAACAGGCGGAAGCGGACGGCGCTGTAGCCGAGCGCCATCAGCGCGAAAATCGGCGCTATGACATTGAGGATGGCGAGCATGGGCCGGGCAATCGGGAGAAGAGGTGACGCAGTTGCGTAACCCCCTGCCGTCATTGGGTCAAACCCAATCTGGTATGGCAGCCATCACCATTGGCACCCCGGCGAAGCGAAAGCATTTTCCTTCTCAAACGAAATCCAATCGCGTATAAACGAAACAACACAGGAGCGATGAATGACGGGCAGCGAGAGCGTCGATATCTTTGTCATCGGCGGCGGCATCAATGGGGCCAGCGTGGCGCGCGACGCAGTGGGGCGCGGCTATTCGGTGGCACTGGCCGAGATGAACGATCTCGCGAGCGGCACGTCTTCGGCGGCGACCAAGCTGGTGCATGGCGGGCTGCGCTATCTCGAACATTATGAATTCCGCCTGGTGCACGAGGCCCTGGCCGAGCGCGAAGTGCTGTGGGCGGAGGCGCCGCATATCATCAAGCCGCTGCGGTTCGTCCTGCCGCATCACAAGGGGTTGCGGCCGGCGTTTATCCTGCGCACGGGCCTCGCCATGTATGACTATATGGGCGGACGGCGGCTGTTGCCGGCGACCAAGACGCTGGACCTGACCAAGCATGAGACAGGCAAGGCGCTGAAGCCCGGCTACCGGTTGGGGTTCGAATATTCGGACTGCTGGGTGGATGATGCGCGCTTTGTGGTGCTCAACGCCCGCGATGCGGCGGACAAGGGCGCGGCGGTGCATGTGCGGACCAAGGTGACCAGCGTACGCCGCGATGCGGGCGGCTTCGTCGTCGAGCTGGATGGCGAGGGCGGGCGGCAGACGGTGCGAGCCAAGCTCGTGGTCAATGCGGCCGGGCCGTGGGTGGACGATGTCATCACCGGCGCCATGGGCAAAAATGGCGCGCATAATGTGCGGCTGGTCAAAGGCAGCCATATCGTGGTGCACAAGCTCTATGACCACGACCGCTGCTATATCTTCCAGAATGCCGACGGCCGCATCATCTTTGCCATTCCCTATGAGGACGACTTCACCCTGATCGGCACGACCGACGAGGATTATGAGGGAGACCCCAAGGACGTCAAAATCTCCGACAAGGAGACGGATTATCTGCTGAGTGCGGCCAGCGAGTATTTCGCTCGCGCCGTGACGCGCGACCAGATCCACTGGACCTATTCGGGCGTGCGGCCGCTGTTTGACGATGGCGCGAGCGCGGCGCAGGAAGCCACGCGCGACTATGTGCTCAAGGTGGACGGCGATGCGACGACGGGTGCGGCGATCAATGTGTTCGGCGGCAAGCTGACCACCTCGCGCCGGCTGGCGGAATCGGTGCTGGAAAAGATCGAGGGCGTGCTGGGCAAGAAAGGCGCGGCCTGGACCAAGACCAGCCGCCTGCCGGGTGGCGATTTCGAACCCCTGGCGTTCGACGCGGAAGTGCGCCGGCTGGCAAAGGACTATCCGGAACTGCCGGCTGGCATGGTCAAGCGGCTGCTGCGGCTTTATGGGTCCAAGGCAAGGGTGATCCTGGGGGATGCCAAGACGGTGGACGATCTCGGCCAGCATTTCGGCTGGGACCTTTATGCGGCCGAAGTGATCTATCTGGTTGAACAGGAATGGGCGCGTACGGCACAAGATGTGTTGTGGCGGCGCACCAAGCTAGGGCTGCGGGTCGGGCCGGAGGATGTGGCGCGGCTCGAGGCTTATTTGGCAAGCCGCAAGTAGGCGCCAAGGCTGTGTGATGAGGGGCTGCTTCCGGCCGTCTGGCATGAGATAGCTGGCCATTCGAGCTTAGCTCTCGTGGCCTTCTCGCTAAAATCGCTCCGCCGGAGCGATTTTCCCTAGCGGGACGCTGCGAAGCCCCTCACCCTGCAATTCTGCTGAACGCAGAATTGCTGTCCCTCTCCCGCAAGGGGAGAGGGTTAGAAGGTGGAGGATGCTGCATGGGTAAGTTCATTCTGGCGATCGACCAGGGCACGACATCGACGCGGGCGATCGTGTTCGACGAGAAACGCGCCATCAAGGGTGTGGGCCAGAAAGAATTCAAGCAGCATTTTCCGCAGGATGGCTGGGTGGAGCATGACCCGGAGGAAATCTGGGAATCCGTGGTCTGGTCGATCCGGACAGCGCTGAAAGAGGCGGGTGTCGAGGGCAAGGATATTGCCGCGATCGGCATCACCAACCAGCGCGAAACGACCCTGATCTGGGACCGGGAGAGTGGCAAGCCGATCCACAATGCCATTGTCTGGCAGGATCGGCGGACGGCGGCATACTGTGCCAAGCTCAAGAAGGCGGGCCATGAGAAGCTGGTGACCAAGCGGACCGGGCTGCTGCTCGACCCCTATTTTTCCGGCACCAAGGTCAGGTGGCTGCTGGACAATGTGAAGGGTGCGCGCAAGCGCGCCGAGAAGGGTGAACTGGCCTTTGGCACGGTTGATAGTTTCCTGATCTGGCGGCTGACGGGCGGCAAGGCGCATGTGACCGACGCGACCAATGCCGGGCGCACGCTGCTGTTCGATATCGGCCGCAACCAGTGGGACAAGGACATGCTGGCGCTGTTCGATGTGCCAGCGGCGCTGCTGCCCGCGGTCAAGGATTGCGCCGATGATTTCGGGGTGACCGAGGAGAGCCTGTTTGGCGCAGCGATCCCGATCCTGGGTGTGGCGGGTGACCAGCATGCGGCGACGATCGGCCAGGCCTGCTTTACGCCGGGCATGCTGAAATCGACCTATGGCACGGGGTGTTTCGCGCTGCTCAATACCGGCGCGGAGATGGTGCGCAGCAAGAACCGGCTGCTGACGACCATAGCCTATCGGCTCGACGGCAAGACCAGCTATGCGCTGGAAGGCTCGATCTTCATTGCCGGGGCGGCGGTGCAGTGGATCCGAGACGGGTTGAAGCTGGTCAACAGCGCCAGCGAAACGGGTGCCCTGGCGGAGAGCGCCGACCCGAGCCAGAATGTGTATATGGTGCCAGCCTTCGTGGGGCTGGGGGCCCCGTGGTGGGATGCGGAAGCGCGTGGAGCCATCTATGGGCTGACGCGCAATTCGGGGCCTGCAGAAATCGCCAAGGCGGCGCTGGAGGCGGTCTGCTACCAGACGCGCGACCTGCTGGACGCCATGCACAAGGACTGGAAGGACTCCGGCGACACGGTGCTCCGCGTCGACGGCGGCATGGTGGCTTCGGACTGGACCATGCAGTGCCTCGCCGATGTGCTGGATGCGCCGGTGGACCGGCCGGTGATCCTCGAAACGACCGCGCTTGGCGCGGCATGGCTTGCTGGATCGCGGGCGGGCGTGTGGCCGGGGATGGACGAGTTTGCGCAGAGCTGGGAGCGCGACGCGCAGTTCACGCCGAAAATGGATGCGGCTGAGCGCAAGCGGAAGATCAAGGGCTGGGATGCGGCGGTGCGGCGGACGCTGAGCGCGTAAAGCGAAGAGGATTCTTTGTCGGATACCCCCACCTAACCTCCCCCTGATAGGGGGAGGGACTTGGCCGGTGGATGTCATACATCTTTGCCCAGAACTGGGTCTGTCCCTCCCCCTTTTCAGGGGGAGCGACTGTCTTGCCGGTCAAGCGTTTTGCCATGGTGTTTTGTCCCTGATGATGGCGTTGAGGATGGTGAGAAGCTTTCTGGCAGCTGCGATCAGGGCGAGCCTTTTGGGTTTGCCGGCGCTTATCAGGCGCTCGTAGAAGGCCCTGAGCACGCTATTGTGGCGTGATGCGACCATGGCGCCCATGAACAGCGCCGCTCGTGGTGCGGTTCTGCCGCCGGCAATGAAGCTCTTGCCGCGCCATTGGCCCGATTGCCGGGTAAAGGGTGCCAGGCCGGCCAGGGCGGCAATGGCACGGCGATCCAACTGCCCAAGTTCAGGCAGATCAGCCAGCAGGCTGCGCGCGATCTTGTCACCAATGCCCGGAACCGAGGCGAGCAGGTCCTGCTTTTCTCGCCAGAGCGAGCTTTGCTCGATGAGGCCGCTAAGGTCTTTGTCGAGCTTGGCCAGTTCGGCATTGAGAACGGCGATGATCCGCACCACGCTCAGTCTGACCTTGCCAGGCGGCAGCCTGCCAAGCCGGTTCTTCTCCGCCACCAGCATGCCTACCAACTGGCGCCGTCGCGCCATCAACTCGGCCAGCACCGCTGTGTCTTCATCCTTGAGCCGATGCGGCACCGGCTCTGTGGCGGCCACGAACAGGGCGATGATGCGGGCGTCGATGGCGTCGGTCTTGGCGCGTGTACCACAGCCCTGGCATAGTGCCGGACCTGGGCGGGATTGATTACAACGACCGGCAATCCTGCGTCCGCCAGGCAGGCCGCCGCCAGCTTCTCATAACCGCCCGTCGCCTCCATGCCGATACAATCGGGCTTGAGGGCGCCAAGCTGCTCCACCAGCCCAATCAGGCTGGCCTCGTCATTGTCCAGGCTGAGCATGACCCCGCTGGGATGCACATACACATCCAGCCGCTTCTTGCTCACATCGATACCAACGGTGATCTCCATCTCGTCCCTTCCTTGCGCAAGCGGGCTCGCAACGCGGCCCAAGCGACTGTTCGGGATCGATGGATCAAGGCGCAGCGGAACACTCTCCCCCGCGGGCTCGATCACCCAGGCTAGGTTCGTCCTGCTGCGCCTCACCGCACCTGATGATCGGTCAACGCGCGGCAACGTCAAGTTACAAGGATAGGTGGGGGTACTCTTCCCTTAGCCGTAAACCCGCCAGGCGTCGTAGCTGCCGCCGGCGATCATGGCCCAGTAGAGCTTGCCCCCATCGCCTCGGGCGGCGGCGAGGCCGAATTCGACGAAGCGTGTGCTGAGCAGCGTGTTGCGGTGGCCGGATGAGTTCATCCAGCCACCAATGACGCCTTCGAGATTGGTGTAGCCCTTGCCGACATTTTCGCCCACGGCGCCGAGATAGCCGGCTTCGGTGACGCGCTGGCGCAGGGTGACGCCCAGATCGTGGCTCATGGTATTTTTCTGCGCCATCAGGCGCGCCTGTGAACGGGCGGCGGATTCGAGGCGGGTGTTATAGGTCCAGGCTGGGGCGCCATTGGCCTGGCGCACGGCATTGATGGCGACCAGGATTTCGTCGTCGCTGAGGGTTTCCGGCGAACTGGCTGCCGATTTGGGCAGGACGGGCATGGTGGTGGAACAGGCTGCCAGCAGGGAGGCGGCGCCCAGCATGATGAGACTACGGCGGGTGACAGATGTCATGGGGCGATTCCGTTGGGCACTGTTGTTGTGTAGAGCCATTGGGACGATTGTGAATCGAGGCGGGTGGCAAGGCAAATGAAGATCGTGTGGGACAGCTGGCAGTTCTGGGCATTGTTGTCGGCGGGCTTTGCCGCGCTGACCGCCATCTTCGCCAAGGTGGGTATAGAAAACATCAATTCGGACTTCGCAACGCTGATCCGGACCGTGGTGATCCTGCTGGTGCTGGGCGGGATCGTCGCGGCGACGGGGCAGTTCCAGCCGATCGACAGCATTGCCAGCAAAACGTGGTTGTTCCTGGTGCTGTCGGGCCTTGCCACCGGCGCGTCGTGGCTGGCCTATTTCCGCGCCCTCAAGATCGGTCAGGCGGCGCAGGTGGCGCCGGTCGACAAGCTGAGCGTGGTGTTGGTGGCGGTGTTCGGCGTCATGTTTCTGGGCGAAAAGCTGACCCTGCCCAATTGGCTGGGCGTGGCCATGATCATGGGCGGGGCTGTTCTGGTGGCCTGGCGGTAGTTGTCTTTTGCGTTCCTTCAAACGCTCTAGGCCTGGTCATAGGCGCTGAGCAGATGCGGCAGGCAGGCGAGCTGGCCAGTGATGGGCCTTTCATCCGCCAGGTCCCAGCAGGCCGAGAGCGCGGCATGGGCGGCGGCCCAGCCGAGGATGCGCTTGCGCGGATAGTTCAGGCGCTCCGAGAGGATATCGGCGCGGGTCGCGATGCGGCGCGGATCGGCGGCGATATGGTCGGCACGCTCGGGATTGATGAAGACATTGGCGAGTTCGTAGCTCGGATCGCCGAGCAGACCCTTGGGATCGATGGCGAGCCAGCCACGATCAGAGCTCAGGATATTGTCGTGATGCAGATCGCCGTGCAGCGGGATTTGCGCGCTGGGGCGATCGAAGAGTTTGAGCGCAATGCCGCTGGCGCGGGCATAGAGATCGCGCGCCGTGTGCGGCCAGGCGCGGACATCGGTATCGAAGAGGCCCTGGAAATGTTCGCGCAGGGGCAGCAGGATTTCTGGCGCATCGGCCCGCGGCCGGTGAAGATTTGCAACGAGGGTTGCGATGGCTATGGTCGCCTCGTCATCCTTGCCGGCGCGCACGGGATCGCCCAGCGTGCCGCCATCGAGCCATTCCATGAAGAGCGTGTCGCCATGGGTATCGAAGACGGTGGCAGCGCCCTCCCCGCCATACCAGTTGAGCAGCATGGAGCCGCGGCGTTCATCCATGGCCGATGCGGGTTTGAGGATTTTTAACGCCGCAAAATTGCGGCCGTTCTGCTCGACGCGAAAAATCCAGCTCGTGCGCGTTTCGGCGACGGGCGTGGACTTGGTGAGCGACCAGCGGATCAGGGCGCGGCTGAGCGCGGTTTCGACGGGCGACTGATTCATGACGTCCATTAGAGCAGAAGCCGCGCTTTGTTTCGACATAAGCCCGCATGTGGCCGGTAAACTTGATGAAATGGTGGCAGTAACGAAACAGAAAGCCTGTTGCTTGGGATTGTCGAAACCTTAACCGCAGGAAGGTTTTACGATGCAAGGCTTCGTTACTTTCAGTCATGCAAGGTGGCGTCACTGAAACGCGGAGCTCCGTGCGATGACCCACCAGCCCTATGATAGAAGCCGCGAGACCACGCGCTTTTCCGATATCATTGCGCGCAACGAGACCCATGTGCCCCTGGGCAAGCAGGTGCTCAACGGTCTCGGAGGCATGGTGGCGCTGTTTATCATCGGGGTGATGATCGTGCTCGTCGTCTTGTGGAAGTCGCCCTAAGTCTTTCGGGCGCCGAAGAACCAGTGGGCCAGCAGGCCTATGCCCCAGCCGAGCAGGACCCAGGGAAACCAGTAATAGCCACCGGTCCACAGGTTGATGATGATCAGGACGATCATCACGGGCACAAAGACCATGGCGTGGATGCGGAAACCTTGCTGCCGATCGGCAGGCGACAGATCCTTCATGACGTTCTCCCGAATGCGTCGGAGCAGTTCACGGAAACGCAGGACAGACAGAACACGCAGACCCTCGATCTGCGCGTTCAGAATAGCATTTTTCGCCGGTTTTCCGCCAGTATGGCTAACTGACTGACAGCGCTCAAAAGCTGCCTGGACTGTCAGAGGCGATATGCGTCCTTGGCGGACTGGTAGCTCAGGTGCTTTGCCACATCGCGGGCTGTCGACTTGCTGATGCGGTTTTCACCGACCCAAGTTGCGAGGAAGTGGCAGACTTCGCGGCGCCAGACTTCGTGGCGGGCTGGGATGGAGAGCAGAGCGCGGGTGTCGTCGTTGAAGCCGGCGAGATTATAGAAGCCGGCGGTTTCGACGACCTGATCGAGATAGCGGCGGATGCCCTGCGGGCTGTCGTGGAACCACCAGGGCGGTCCGATCATCAGCGATGGCCAGAAGCCGGCCATGGGCGCCAGTTCGCGGGCATAGTTGCTTTCGTCGAGGGTGAAGGCGATGAGCCGCAGATTGGGCTCGTTGCCGAAGCGGGCGAGCAGCGGCTGAAGACCATCGACATAGTCGACGCGGCTGGGGATGTCGGCGCCGAGATCGGTGCCGCGCTCGGCGAGGAGCTGCGGATCGGTATTGCGGCGGGCGCCGGCATGGATCTGCATGACGAGACCGTCCTCAACTGAGAGGCCAGCCATTTCGGTCATCATCTGGGCGCGGAACAGGTCTGCGTCCTCGCCACTATATTGGCCGGTCAGCAGGCGATCGAGCAGGGCCTGCTTTTCAATCGGGGCGAGGTCGGCGGTCTGGGCGGTGGGGATGCCATGGTCGGTGGCGACGGCGCCGAAGCGACGGAAGTATTCACGCCGGTTGCGATGCGCATCGAGCAGGCCACTCCAGCGGGTGATGTCCTCGCCGGTGATTTCGGCGAGCTGCTTGATGCGGTCGAGCCAGCCTGCGCGTTCGGGATTGGTCACATCGTCCGGGCGATAGGTGGTGCGAACGCGGCCGAGATAGCCGTCGGCTTCCATGGACTGATGGTGCGGCAGCTGGTCGAGGGCAAACTCGGTGGTGGTGATGACCTCAACCTTGGCCTTGTCGAGCAGGGCGCGGGGCAGAAGCTCGGGGGTGGCGAGGGCCTTGTCGATGGTGTCGTAGATGGCGTCGGCCGTTTCAGGCGACAGCTCATCGGTGATGCCGAAGGCCCAATCAAGGGAGTGATCGATCCAGGTCTTGGAGGGTGTGCCGGCAAAGAGGTGGTAGTTGGCGGCAAAGAGCTGCCAGGCCGCCCTGCCCTCGGCCACCGGCTTGCCGTCCTTGCGCGGCACGCCGAGATCGTCATAGCTCAGGCCCCGGCTGCGCAGCATGCGCAGAACGTAGTGATCGGGCGTGAGGAAGAGCGCGGCGGGATTGGAGAAGCGCCCATTGCTCGCGAACCAGGCCGGATCGGTATGGCCATGCGGGCAGATCAACGGCAGGTCGCGCACTTCGGGATAGAGTTCGCGCGCGATGGAGCGGGCGGGCTCGGCGGCGGGAAACAGGCGGTCTGGATGAAGATGGGTCATGGGGACTTTCTGCCATGACGCCGAAAATAGTGCAATCATCTTCCATACAAGATTCAACGTGTCGGATTTTATGTAAATTAACCGCGAATCCAGGATGGCGTTCGCCCACTCCCGAGACGGGGTTAGGCTTCATCCAGCGGGTAAGAAACAGCGCAAGGCGGCTGCCCAGAGTTCTGTCAAAGTTCAAGATTTGACTGGCAATTGTGGGGCGAGGCAATGACGCATCTGGATACAGACGAAGACATTGGCGTGCGGTTGGCGCGGCAGAACGCGCGGCGCGGCGGGCATGTGCAAAATGCACAGGTAATGCTGGCGGCGGCGGGGATCGCCGCTTTCGGCATCGTGGCCGTGGCCACCGCCATGCTGACCACGATCCTTTAGACAGCGCGGGTGTAAATCCTTATGGTGCCGCCGGGGAATGAAACCGGCGACCAATGCGCATACTGCTTGTCGAAGATAATGAAGACCTGGGCGAGGCGCTGGAAAAGCGCCTGCGCAGCGCCGGCCATTCGGTGGAATGGGTCAAGGACGGCAATGACGTCGTGCCAGCCGCCGAGGGGCAGGATTTCGATGCGGTGGCGCTCGACCTGATGCTGCCCAATCGCGACGGCATCGGACTGATCGCCGAATTGCGCCGCCGCAAGTTCAATGCACCGATCCTCGTCATTACTGCGCGTTCGGAAATCGACGACAAGGTAAGCTTGCTCGACCTCGGCGCGGATGACTATCTGGTCAAGCCGTTCGACCTGCGCGAACTGGAAGCGCGGTTGCGGGCACTGATCCGCCGGACGGGCGGGCAAACGACGAGCACGCTCAGCGCCGGCAATCTGGAAATGGACCTGGCCGGGCTCAATGCCAGCGTGGGCGGCAAATCGCTGGAGCTGGGGCGGCGCGAATTCCGGCTGCTGGAAATTCTCGTCACCAATGCCGGCAAGGTGGTGCCCAAGGAGCGGCTGATGAA is a genomic window containing:
- a CDS encoding response regulator transcription factor codes for the protein MRILLVEDNEDLGEALEKRLRSAGHSVEWVKDGNDVVPAAEGQDFDAVALDLMLPNRDGIGLIAELRRRKFNAPILVITARSEIDDKVSLLDLGADDYLVKPFDLRELEARLRALIRRTGGQTTSTLSAGNLEMDLAGLNASVGGKSLELGRREFRLLEILVTNAGKVVPKERLMNQLFNFDEAVSVNALELHISRLRKKLEAANVEIGTVRGVGYVVRTPNGG